From the Priestia aryabhattai genome, one window contains:
- a CDS encoding LysR family transcriptional regulator: MSLVKYEILNKVAEVKSFTKAADALALTQSAVSHSITNLESEFGFPLVNRNRSGITLTTEGEAMLLAIRKVLQENEKVHQEAASLLGLAKGTIKIGIFKSVSTKWLPEIIQLMEKNYPAIQIQLKEGDYLEIEQWLLSGEIDCGFINITHSSQFHIIHLKKDRLLCVVSNQSALYHQKTVHFEDLEKEPFIMPTYGGYHDIKQLFEERGIQPEIRFELMDESAILSMITHHLGISILPEMLLDSIPGELRAIPFQVDSYRSIGLATRYHLSPAAKKFAETTQAWLQNSDK; this comes from the coding sequence ATGAGCTTAGTAAAATATGAAATATTGAATAAAGTAGCTGAAGTTAAAAGTTTTACAAAAGCGGCAGATGCGCTGGCGCTCACGCAGTCAGCGGTCAGTCATTCCATTACAAATCTTGAATCGGAATTTGGATTCCCGCTTGTGAATCGAAACAGATCGGGTATTACCTTAACAACAGAAGGCGAAGCGATGCTTCTTGCCATTCGCAAGGTGCTTCAAGAAAATGAAAAAGTTCATCAAGAAGCAGCCAGTCTGTTAGGTCTTGCAAAAGGAACAATTAAAATTGGCATTTTTAAGAGCGTGTCGACCAAGTGGCTTCCTGAAATTATTCAGCTGATGGAAAAAAACTACCCGGCGATCCAAATTCAGCTCAAAGAAGGCGATTATCTTGAAATTGAACAGTGGCTGCTAAGCGGCGAAATAGACTGCGGTTTTATTAACATTACGCATTCAAGTCAATTTCACATTATTCATTTAAAAAAAGATCGACTGCTGTGCGTCGTATCAAATCAAAGTGCTTTATATCATCAAAAAACCGTTCACTTTGAAGATTTAGAGAAAGAACCGTTTATTATGCCGACGTACGGAGGATATCATGATATTAAGCAATTGTTTGAAGAACGCGGCATTCAGCCTGAAATTCGCTTTGAATTAATGGATGAAAGTGCTATTTTATCGATGATTACGCATCACTTAGGGATTAGTATTTTACCTGAAATGCTTCTGGATTCCATCCCGGGAGAGCTGCGTGCCATTCCGTTTCAAGTGGACAGCTACCGCTCAATTGGCCTAGCTACTCGTTATCACCTCTCACCTGCAGCCAAAAAATTTGCTGAAACAACACAAGCGTGGCTACAGAATTCAGACAAGTAA
- a CDS encoding DMT family transporter — MSYRTRANMMMVGVNVFWGMSYVFMKMGLSSLGSFTIIALRCLIAFFIAGLFFYKPLRQITRKTILSSAILGFLLFSVFSFVTFGVSMTSASNAGFLVSLTVIFVPLLNCLLVKKLPSWPIALGVITTLTGIGVLTLKHSFHMNTGDLLCIGTALCYAIHITLTGTFTKNENPIALGILQLGFAGVFALLCSFLFEHPSIPTTLSSWIAILGLGVLCSAIGFICQAIAQRYTTPTHTGLIFATEPIFAALFAVLFLHELFTFKELIGSTIVIAGILIAQLDDLLLRKRVHYQETLPK, encoded by the coding sequence GTGAGTTACCGTACACGAGCAAATATGATGATGGTTGGTGTAAATGTATTTTGGGGCATGTCGTATGTGTTTATGAAAATGGGGCTGAGTTCGCTCGGATCATTTACCATTATTGCGCTTAGATGCTTGATTGCCTTTTTTATTGCTGGACTATTTTTCTATAAGCCTTTACGACAAATTACGCGCAAAACAATTTTATCATCAGCGATTTTAGGTTTTTTACTGTTTTCCGTTTTTTCATTTGTCACGTTTGGCGTCAGCATGACGTCTGCTTCAAATGCCGGGTTTCTTGTCAGTTTAACAGTCATTTTTGTTCCGTTGCTCAACTGCCTGTTAGTGAAGAAGCTTCCTTCTTGGCCGATTGCACTTGGAGTTATCACTACCCTAACCGGTATAGGTGTTTTAACCTTAAAGCACTCATTTCATATGAATACTGGTGATTTACTTTGCATTGGAACTGCACTATGTTATGCCATTCATATTACGTTGACCGGCACGTTTACAAAAAACGAAAACCCAATTGCTCTCGGTATTTTACAGCTAGGGTTTGCTGGAGTATTTGCACTCCTTTGCAGCTTTTTATTTGAACACCCGAGCATCCCAACTACCTTATCATCATGGATTGCCATTTTAGGTCTTGGCGTTCTTTGCAGCGCGATTGGATTCATTTGTCAAGCCATTGCGCAGCGCTACACAACGCCTACTCACACAGGCCTTATTTTTGCAACAGAGCCTATTTTTGCTGCGCTGTTTGCCGTTCTCTTTTTGCATGAACTGTTTACGTTTAAAGAACTGATTGGTTCTACTATTGTGATCGCGGGGATTTTAATTGCTCAGTTAGACGATTTACTATTAAGAAAAAGAGTTCACTATCAAGAGACATTGCCAAAGTAA